In the genome of Candidatus Methylomirabilis sp., the window GAGTGGAAGTCGAAGCCCAAGACGAGGCAGAACATGATGATCGCCGGCGCCATCAGCCTCTTCGCCGGCATCTTCCTGGCCTTCTTCCTGGAGTACTGGGAGCGCATCACCCGGGAGCAGCGGGAGGGGGGGACGCGAGCCGCGACCATCTGAGATAGACCGACGCGCCTCACGAGCCGGCGAGAGATAGCGCGCCGGCTCGTGCTCTTTTCGGGCCGTCGTCTGGGGGGTGTGCCGGGAAGCTCCTGCAGATTACGAGACGAGCCGGCGGAGGAAGTCACCCGGTGTCAGGATGGCGAACGGCAAACCGGCCTGAAGCACGCGTGCGGTCAGGAAGTGTTTCCGATCCAGGGTCAGGAGCACTTCGACGGTCCCCTTCAAGGCCGCCGCCAGGTCAAGGTCGAGGGTGGCGATCTCCTGGTAGAACCGGAGGAGGGCGTTGGCCCCGAGCTTGCTTTGGATGTTCCGCTCGGCCTCCCGGAGGATGAGACGGCTGCTCACAGCCCTGGCGCGGCCGTGTCGGCACAGGGCAAGGACCAGGGCCGAGGCACCCGTATGAGGTCCGGCCGCAGCGATGAAGACGCTCGCATCCAGGAAAAGGCGGGGAACCACCGTCACGCTGACCGCTTCTGGCCGAGCAGGCGGCGGACCTTCGCTGCCGTCCTCGGATCGAGCCGATCTTCCCTGAGGAAACGCCGGATCTGATCCTCCGTGTAGTCCCGCCGGGCCTCTTCCTGCGGCACCGGGCGAACGGGGACGATCTCGATGCGGCCTCCCTTCAGCGTTAGGGTCAACATGGTGCCGGCATCAATCTTGAGCCGGCGCC includes:
- a CDS encoding PIN domain nuclease; translated protein: MTVVPRLFLDASVFIAAAGPHTGASALVLALCRHGRARAVSSRLILREAERNIQSKLGANALLRFYQEIATLDLDLAAALKGTVEVLLTLDRKHFLTARVLQAGLPFAILTPGDFLRRLVS
- a CDS encoding AbrB/MazE/SpoVT family DNA-binding domain-containing protein — translated: MPADKPLSKLVRPLAKGQITLPIEFRRRLKIDAGTMLTLTLKGGRIEIVPVRPVPQEEARRDYTEDQIRRFLREDRLDPRTAAKVRRLLGQKRSA